The following proteins are encoded in a genomic region of Micrococcaceae bacterium Sec5.8:
- a CDS encoding argininosuccinate synthase — protein MTERIVLAYSGGLDTSVAIGWIGEATGAEVIAVAVDVGQGGESLETIRQRALGCGAVEAYVADASDEFANEYCMPTLKANGLYQGHYPLVSAISRPVIVKHLVKAAREFGATTVAHGCTGKGNDQVRFEVGIQTLGPDLKCIAPVRDLALTRDKAIAFAEEKGLPIETTKKNPYSIDQNVWGRAVETGYLEDIWNPPTKDIYDYTATPEFPPAPDEVTISFEAGIPVAIDGVKVTPLQAIKELNRRAGAQGVGRIDVVEDRLVGIKSREVYEAPGAMALITAHKHLEDITVEREQARFKATVGQRWSELVYDGQWFSPLKRSLDAFIEDTQRYVTGDIRMSLHGGQAVVNGRRSDTSLYDFSLATYDTGDTFDQSMAKGFIELWGMSAKVASGRDIRVAGQ, from the coding sequence GTGACTGAGCGTATTGTGCTGGCCTACTCCGGTGGCCTGGATACTTCCGTAGCTATCGGCTGGATCGGTGAAGCAACCGGCGCCGAGGTCATCGCCGTGGCGGTCGACGTCGGGCAGGGCGGTGAGTCCCTCGAGACCATCCGCCAGCGGGCCCTCGGCTGCGGCGCCGTGGAAGCCTACGTCGCCGACGCGTCCGATGAGTTCGCCAACGAGTACTGCATGCCGACGTTGAAGGCCAACGGCCTGTACCAGGGCCACTACCCGCTGGTCTCCGCCATCTCCCGCCCGGTGATCGTCAAGCACCTGGTCAAGGCTGCCCGCGAGTTCGGTGCCACCACGGTGGCGCACGGCTGCACCGGCAAAGGCAACGACCAAGTCCGCTTCGAAGTCGGCATCCAGACCCTCGGCCCGGACCTGAAGTGCATCGCACCGGTCCGCGACCTCGCCCTGACCCGCGACAAGGCCATCGCCTTCGCCGAGGAAAAGGGACTGCCGATCGAGACCACCAAGAAAAACCCGTACTCGATCGACCAGAACGTGTGGGGACGCGCCGTCGAGACCGGCTACCTTGAGGACATCTGGAACCCGCCCACCAAGGACATCTACGACTACACCGCCACCCCGGAATTCCCGCCGGCCCCGGATGAAGTCACCATCTCCTTCGAGGCCGGCATCCCGGTCGCGATCGACGGCGTGAAGGTCACCCCGCTGCAGGCCATCAAGGAACTCAACCGGCGTGCCGGTGCCCAGGGGGTGGGCCGGATCGACGTTGTCGAGGACCGGCTCGTCGGCATCAAGTCCCGGGAAGTCTACGAAGCACCCGGAGCCATGGCGTTGATCACTGCGCACAAACACCTCGAGGACATCACGGTCGAACGTGAACAGGCCCGCTTCAAGGCCACCGTCGGCCAGCGCTGGTCCGAGCTGGTCTACGACGGCCAGTGGTTCTCCCCGCTCAAGCGCTCCCTGGATGCCTTCATTGAGGACACCCAGCGCTATGTCACGGGCGACATCCGCATGAGCCTGCACGGTGGCCAGGCCGTCGTTAACGGCCGCCGCTCCGACACCTCGCTCTATGATTTCTCCCTCGCCACCTACGACACCGGTGATACCTTCGACCAGTCCATGGCCAAGGGCTTCATCGAGCTGTGGGGCATGTCCGCCAAGGTCGCCTCCGGCCGTGACATCCGCGTCGCAGGGCAGTAA
- a CDS encoding pyridoxamine 5'-phosphate oxidase family protein translates to MSQTFRQMLRALPDFPEQLPDFDPATAPADPAVLFRQWLIEALDAGVAQPNACSLATADGLGQPSSRMLILKDIDDDGWHFATSRASRKGRELAANPQAALNFYWQEQGRQVRVAGSVVELSTAASADDWHARPGADGSDNPDWQLYAVQPREIEFWQARHDRRHLRHRYGAAAS, encoded by the coding sequence ATGAGTCAAACCTTCCGCCAGATGCTGCGCGCCCTGCCCGATTTCCCTGAACAGCTCCCGGACTTCGACCCGGCCACGGCCCCCGCGGACCCGGCGGTGCTGTTCCGGCAATGGCTCATCGAGGCCCTGGACGCGGGCGTGGCCCAACCCAACGCCTGCAGTCTGGCCACCGCGGATGGGCTCGGTCAGCCGTCCTCCCGGATGCTGATCCTTAAGGACATCGACGACGACGGCTGGCACTTCGCCACGTCCCGGGCCTCACGCAAGGGCCGGGAGCTAGCGGCGAATCCGCAGGCCGCGCTGAACTTCTACTGGCAAGAGCAGGGCCGGCAGGTCCGCGTCGCCGGCAGCGTTGTGGAGTTGTCCACTGCTGCGTCCGCGGACGACTGGCACGCCCGGCCCGGCGCCGACGGCAGCGACAACCCGGACTGGCAGTTGTACGCCGTTCAGCCGCGCGAAATTGAGTTCTGGCAGGCCCGGCACGACCGCCGGCATCTGCGCCACCGCTACGGCGCGGCGGCCTCTTAG
- a CDS encoding maleylpyruvate isomerase family mycothiol-dependent enzyme, with protein MTPITPEQLLDELRRAAGAVTDIIAGLAEDDVKSPSDLPGWTRGHVLAHVNGIATAMARQVEFASRGDSVELYDGGFEGRTRAIEMAAGHSLAEHRADVEAALSRALQAFGALDGAGWQAPISFRGGAAFDGGLALWRELTIHATDLGTGRGPETWSRPFCEHLFDFLAARVPDGQRFVLQPLGLPAVALGAAGGRSTAINGMLTDIAAWLAGRTPTLGSLRATAAADGVDLPALLPWPAGVPVTR; from the coding sequence ATGACTCCAATCACTCCGGAACAACTGCTGGACGAACTCCGCCGCGCCGCCGGCGCAGTGACGGACATTATCGCCGGACTGGCCGAGGACGACGTCAAGTCGCCCTCGGACCTGCCGGGCTGGACCCGCGGCCACGTTTTGGCCCACGTCAACGGAATCGCCACCGCGATGGCGCGCCAGGTGGAATTCGCGTCCCGCGGAGACTCCGTCGAGCTTTATGACGGCGGTTTCGAGGGCCGGACCCGGGCCATCGAGATGGCGGCCGGCCACAGCCTCGCGGAACACCGGGCCGACGTGGAGGCGGCCCTGAGCCGTGCCCTGCAGGCCTTTGGTGCGCTGGACGGCGCAGGCTGGCAGGCGCCGATCAGCTTCCGCGGGGGAGCCGCGTTCGACGGCGGGCTGGCCCTCTGGCGCGAGCTCACCATCCACGCCACCGACCTCGGTACCGGCCGCGGCCCGGAAACCTGGAGCCGGCCGTTCTGCGAGCACCTGTTCGACTTCCTGGCTGCGCGCGTTCCGGACGGGCAGCGGTTTGTCCTGCAGCCGCTCGGCCTGCCGGCCGTGGCCCTCGGCGCCGCCGGAGGCCGGTCGACGGCCATCAACGGAATGCTGACCGACATTGCAGCCTGGCTCGCGGGACGGACGCCGACGCTGGGCAGCCTGCGGGCCACAGCGGCGGCCGACGGCGTCGACCTCCCTGCGCTGCTGCCCTGGCCGGCGGGGGTGCCCGTCACCCGCTGA
- the argH gene encoding argininosuccinate lyase yields the protein MDPRPQGSQAGQSEVGGRSGTNTGALWGGRFAGGPADALAALSKSTHFDWRLARYDIAGSKAHARVLHKAGLLDEAELEGMLAALAQLDADVASGAYLPAESDEDVHGSLERGLIERAGSQLGGKLRAGRSRNDQVATLGRMFLRDHARIIARGVLATVDALIGQAKAHQGVAMPGRTHLQHAQPVLLSHHLLAHAWALLRDVQRLADWDKRAGVSPYGSGALAGSSLGLDPEAVAAELGFFSATHNSIDGTASRDVFAEFAWITAMIGVDLSRVSEEVILWATKEFSFVTLHDSYSTGSSIMPQKKNPDVAELARGKAGRLIGNLTGLLATLKGLPLAYNRDLQEDKEPVFDAADTLEVLLPAVAGMIATLTFNTERMESLAPQGFALATDIAEWLVRQGVPFREAHELSGAAVKQAESRGVELWDLTDAEYAGISEHLTPEVRTVLSTQGSLNSRNSQGGTAPAAVERQLLALEGELAGVRRYAG from the coding sequence ATGGACCCACGCCCGCAGGGGTCCCAGGCCGGGCAAAGCGAGGTCGGGGGGCGCTCGGGGACCAACACCGGTGCACTGTGGGGCGGCCGGTTTGCCGGTGGCCCCGCGGACGCCCTCGCCGCGCTGAGCAAGTCCACCCACTTCGACTGGCGGCTGGCCCGTTATGACATCGCCGGTTCCAAGGCGCACGCCCGCGTGCTGCACAAGGCCGGGCTGCTCGACGAGGCCGAGCTTGAGGGCATGCTGGCCGCCCTCGCCCAGCTGGATGCTGACGTTGCCTCCGGCGCCTACCTGCCGGCGGAGTCTGATGAGGACGTGCACGGTTCGCTGGAACGCGGCCTCATTGAGCGCGCCGGGAGCCAGCTCGGCGGGAAGCTCCGCGCCGGCCGGTCCCGTAACGACCAGGTAGCCACCCTGGGCCGGATGTTCCTGCGCGACCACGCCCGGATCATTGCCCGCGGCGTGCTCGCAACGGTCGATGCCTTGATCGGCCAGGCCAAGGCGCACCAGGGCGTGGCCATGCCCGGCCGCACCCACCTCCAGCATGCCCAACCGGTCCTGCTCAGCCACCACCTGCTCGCCCACGCCTGGGCGCTGCTGCGTGACGTGCAGCGGCTGGCGGACTGGGACAAGCGGGCGGGGGTTTCGCCGTATGGCTCCGGCGCCCTCGCAGGCTCCTCGCTGGGCCTGGACCCGGAGGCCGTCGCCGCGGAGCTGGGTTTCTTCTCCGCCACGCACAACTCGATCGACGGCACCGCATCCCGCGATGTTTTTGCCGAGTTTGCCTGGATCACGGCCATGATCGGTGTGGACCTGTCCCGGGTCTCGGAGGAAGTGATCCTCTGGGCCACGAAGGAATTTTCGTTCGTGACCCTGCACGATTCCTACTCCACCGGTTCCTCGATCATGCCGCAGAAGAAGAACCCGGACGTCGCCGAGCTGGCCCGCGGAAAGGCCGGCCGGCTGATCGGGAACCTGACCGGACTCCTGGCCACTCTGAAGGGTCTGCCGCTCGCGTACAACCGCGACCTGCAGGAGGACAAGGAACCGGTCTTTGATGCCGCCGACACGTTGGAAGTCCTGCTCCCGGCCGTCGCCGGCATGATCGCGACACTGACGTTCAATACCGAGCGGATGGAGTCCCTGGCTCCTCAGGGCTTCGCACTGGCCACCGACATTGCCGAATGGCTGGTCCGCCAGGGGGTTCCGTTCCGCGAGGCGCATGAGCTCTCCGGTGCCGCCGTCAAGCAGGCCGAAAGCCGCGGCGTGGAGCTGTGGGACCTGACGGACGCGGAATACGCCGGCATCTCCGAGCACCTGACGCCGGAAGTCCGCACGGTCCTGTCGACACAAGGTTCGCTGAACAGCCGGAACTCCCAGGGCGGCACCGCACCGGCCGCCGTCGAGCGCCAATTGCTGGCCCTCGAAGGTGAGCTCGCCGGGGTCCGCCGGTACGCCGGCTAG